A single Thermoanaerobacterium sp. RBIITD DNA region contains:
- a CDS encoding zinc-binding dehydrogenase yields the protein MKARAMVLEEFNKPLVMREFELKLPEDGELLVKIEAAGVCGSDAHIFKGNDPRAKLPMILGHEGVGRVETISGNWKDVYGYELKEGDLIIWDRGVTCGKCYYCTVKKEPYLCQDRWTYGISVGCSQPPYLRGCYSEYIYLDKNTKVLKIDNNIEPEILVSASCSGATCAHAFDTISHDIGDTVLIQGPGPIGLYAILFAKEYGAQNIVVIGGTKERLNMCKEFGATIVLDRNLTTLEQRKEIIMDITKGKGVDLAIEAVGHPSAVSEGIKLVRNGGNYLSLGFGDPNGTVTIDCYYDITRKNLRYQGIWVSDTKHLYMAANLVLNNKELFKKMITNKYKLSDATQALMDMANRNTVKSILIP from the coding sequence ATGAAAGCACGTGCAATGGTCCTCGAAGAATTCAATAAACCTCTTGTTATGAGGGAATTTGAATTGAAATTACCAGAAGATGGCGAACTTTTAGTTAAAATAGAAGCTGCTGGAGTATGTGGTTCTGATGCACATATATTCAAAGGTAACGATCCAAGAGCGAAATTACCGATGATTCTTGGTCATGAAGGTGTCGGTCGGGTTGAAACAATTTCGGGGAATTGGAAAGATGTGTATGGTTATGAGCTGAAAGAAGGAGATTTAATAATTTGGGATAGAGGCGTAACTTGTGGCAAATGTTATTATTGTACAGTTAAAAAAGAACCTTATTTATGCCAAGATAGATGGACATATGGAATAAGTGTGGGGTGTAGTCAACCGCCTTATTTGAGAGGATGCTATTCTGAATATATATATCTTGATAAAAATACCAAAGTGTTAAAAATAGATAATAATATAGAACCCGAAATATTAGTGTCAGCATCATGTTCAGGAGCAACATGTGCGCATGCATTTGATACTATTTCACATGATATTGGTGATACTGTTTTAATCCAAGGTCCAGGGCCTATTGGGCTTTATGCAATATTATTTGCTAAAGAATATGGTGCACAAAATATTGTTGTAATTGGCGGTACGAAAGAAAGATTAAATATGTGTAAGGAATTTGGTGCAACCATTGTACTTGATAGAAATTTAACTACATTAGAGCAAAGAAAAGAAATTATTATGGATATAACAAAAGGAAAGGGTGTAGACTTAGCAATTGAAGCGGTAGGTCATCCATCTGCGGTTAGCGAAGGAATTAAGTTGGTTAGAAATGGAGGAAATTATTTGTCGCTTGGCTTTGGCGATCCAAATGGTACAGTGACAATTGACTGTTATTATGATATAACAAGGAAAAATTTAAGGTATCAAGGTATTTGGGTAAGTGATACGAAACATCTTTATATGGCAGCTAATTTAGTATTAAACAATAAGGAATTGTTTAAGAAAATGATAACAAATAAATATAAATTATCTGATGCTACTCAAGCTTTAATGGATATGGCAAATAGAAATACAGTAAAATCTATATTGATACCTTAG
- a CDS encoding Gfo/Idh/MocA family oxidoreductase, which yields MNIARIGLIGISGFGSIHLRSINFLEGKKVNLKAITEVNYEKNKDIINKLSLNGVKYFKDYRQMLNDMKNLDFVVISTPIHFHAQMAIDAIKEGFNVLLEKPPAVTIQDINAIIEAKRNYNKICAVDFQNTSGTAFRKLIEYIKSGKLGKIKTIIGVGCWKRDDSYYQRNNWAGKLVINNNYVLDGSINNPLAHLLNNELIIAESSEKGGGEPKEVISELYHGHKIEGEDTACVKIVTTKGIEVYYYSTLCNKREELPYIIVEAEKANVYWNYDNKFRIKYFDGNEEVYDGGKEDLFVKIYENMIEHLFKGKELYCPVEITRNFVLASNGAFESSKEIFDIPDEFIEVNIEDGKKFTYIKNIREIIEYASENKKLFSEMNVNWGRKTEKVNMKNYEKFDLFKK from the coding sequence TTGAATATAGCAAGAATAGGGTTAATAGGAATTAGTGGATTTGGTAGTATTCATTTAAGGTCAATAAATTTTTTAGAAGGGAAAAAGGTTAATTTAAAAGCTATTACGGAAGTAAATTATGAGAAAAATAAAGATATAATAAATAAATTATCATTAAATGGTGTTAAATATTTTAAGGACTACAGACAAATGTTAAATGATATGAAAAATTTGGATTTTGTGGTTATTTCTACACCTATTCATTTTCATGCTCAAATGGCAATAGACGCAATAAAGGAAGGATTTAATGTATTGTTAGAAAAACCACCTGCTGTTACAATTCAAGATATTAATGCAATAATTGAAGCAAAAAGAAATTACAATAAGATTTGCGCAGTTGATTTTCAAAATACTTCTGGTACAGCTTTTAGAAAACTTATCGAATACATTAAATCAGGGAAATTAGGAAAGATTAAAACAATTATAGGTGTTGGCTGTTGGAAAAGAGATGATAGTTATTACCAAAGGAACAATTGGGCAGGTAAGTTAGTTATTAATAATAATTATGTATTAGATGGGTCAATTAATAATCCGTTAGCTCATCTATTGAATAATGAATTAATTATAGCTGAGTCCTCAGAAAAAGGAGGTGGAGAACCAAAAGAAGTGATTTCAGAGCTCTATCATGGACATAAGATTGAAGGTGAGGATACAGCTTGCGTTAAAATAGTAACAACAAAAGGAATAGAGGTATATTATTATTCAACACTATGTAATAAGCGAGAAGAGTTACCATATATAATTGTTGAAGCTGAAAAAGCGAATGTGTATTGGAATTATGATAATAAATTTCGTATAAAGTATTTTGATGGGAATGAAGAAGTATATGATGGTGGTAAAGAAGATTTATTTGTTAAGATATATGAAAACATGATAGAACATTTATTTAAAGGTAAAGAATTATATTGTCCAGTTGAAATTACGAGAAATTTTGTACTTGCATCTAATGGAGCTTTTGAGTCATCTAAAGAAATTTTTGATATTCCTGATGAGTTTATTGAAGTTAATATAGAGGATGGGAAAAAATTTACTTATATCAAGAATATAAGAGAGATAATTGAATACGCAAGTGAAAACAAAAAATTGTTTTCCGAAATGAATGTTAATTGGGGAAGGAAGACGGAAAAGGTTAATATGAAAAATTATGAGAAATTTGATTTGTTTAAAAAATGA
- a CDS encoding transposase has product MAFKPNEYQQITMEDRFLNLDDRTKKFVLNSWAKDFAEIIFPAINEKRFSVLYSDNPASRPNSPVNAIIGALILKEMFNLTDDELLASILCDVRFQYALHTTSFKSQPFSDRTFSRFRERLYLYNLETGRDLLHEEMEAMANVFVKYFDINPSVKRMDSIMVSSSCKKMSRLEILYTCVANMVKAVYKTGEYEYLKNMEHYLDEDDRNKTIYHRKNEDITKRLQEIIEDAYTLIKELGEAYAELPEYQLLQRVLKEQTEITEEGKIVPVEKEKISPDSLQNPSDPDATYRKKAGKDHKGYVANIVETIDEKGSIITSYDYDVNTHSDSSFCKETIEKLGKQEKEITIIADGAYSSIENIELAKKNNIELITTALIGKLPDEIQSEFKLDEVTHEIIKCPKGEKPYKTRYYEKTGLYRASFNKKTCEHCPLREKCGAKLQKKSAYVLITAKTIQRASYLKKMSTEKYSVLQKIRNGVEGIPSILRRKYHVDVIPVRGLVRSKIWFSFKIGAINAKKVLKMAAEMAASLYKNIEIKFILTKTGKIQAELLLVA; this is encoded by the coding sequence ATGGCATTCAAACCAAACGAATATCAACAAATCACAATGGAGGACAGATTCTTAAACTTGGATGATAGAACAAAAAAGTTTGTTTTAAACTCATGGGCAAAAGATTTTGCTGAAATCATATTTCCAGCAATCAACGAGAAGCGCTTTTCCGTATTGTACAGTGACAATCCAGCTTCTCGTCCAAACAGTCCTGTAAACGCAATAATTGGAGCCTTAATACTAAAAGAAATGTTTAACCTTACAGACGACGAACTATTAGCAAGCATCCTATGTGATGTTCGTTTCCAGTACGCCCTTCACACTACAAGCTTCAAAAGTCAACCTTTCAGTGATAGGACTTTTAGCCGCTTCCGTGAAAGGCTATATCTTTACAATCTAGAAACAGGAAGAGATCTTCTTCATGAAGAAATGGAAGCCATGGCAAACGTATTTGTAAAATACTTTGATATAAATCCATCAGTAAAAAGAATGGACAGCATTATGGTATCATCCAGTTGCAAAAAAATGTCCAGATTAGAAATACTATACACATGCGTAGCAAATATGGTCAAAGCAGTATACAAAACAGGAGAATATGAGTATCTCAAAAACATGGAACACTACTTAGACGAAGACGACAGAAACAAAACAATCTATCATAGAAAAAACGAAGACATAACAAAGAGACTTCAAGAAATAATTGAAGATGCTTATACGCTAATAAAAGAATTAGGAGAAGCATACGCTGAGTTACCAGAATATCAGCTATTACAGCGTGTACTAAAAGAACAAACAGAAATAACAGAAGAAGGCAAGATAGTACCAGTAGAAAAAGAAAAAATAAGCCCTGACAGTCTCCAAAACCCAAGCGACCCAGATGCAACATACCGCAAAAAAGCAGGAAAAGACCATAAAGGCTATGTAGCTAACATAGTAGAAACAATAGATGAAAAAGGCTCCATAATAACCAGCTATGACTATGATGTAAACACACACAGCGATAGCAGCTTTTGCAAAGAAACAATAGAAAAGCTTGGGAAACAAGAAAAAGAAATAACAATAATAGCAGATGGAGCTTACAGCAGCATTGAAAACATAGAACTTGCAAAGAAAAACAATATCGAACTAATAACAACAGCTCTTATAGGGAAATTACCAGATGAAATACAAAGCGAATTTAAATTAGATGAAGTAACCCATGAAATAATCAAATGCCCAAAAGGAGAAAAACCATACAAAACAAGATACTATGAAAAAACAGGATTATATAGAGCATCCTTTAATAAAAAAACATGTGAACATTGTCCACTAAGAGAAAAATGTGGAGCAAAGCTACAGAAAAAATCAGCGTATGTATTAATAACAGCGAAAACAATACAGAGAGCAAGCTATTTAAAAAAGATGTCAACAGAAAAATACAGTGTACTTCAAAAGATAAGAAATGGAGTGGAGGGTATACCATCAATACTAAGACGAAAATATCATGTAGATGTGATACCTGTAAGGGGATTAGTGCGCTCAAAAATCTGGTTTTCATTCAAAATAGGAGCTATAAACGCAAAAAAAGTACTAAAAATGGCAGCGGAGATGGCTGCGAGTTTGTATAAAAATATCGAAATCAAATTTATTCTTACAAAAACAGGTAAAATCCAAGCAGAGTTGTTATTAGTAGCTTAA
- a CDS encoding glycoside hydrolase family 52 protein, which produces MISKSFYAHHSAFGAFSSFVIGKCGKGGGVVLNDVRPPDNNVYIGYKRDGVINLLPFIKDDTKNAEEEFTGEVSNNSGEKNIKIFKEDEIEREMGWASDTWTAGNLRFSILTPFGYVKNPAVMDENEKKLALAPVIFVQLTMDNTDSDKDAEMIFGFEGPKRILSELTDGKYLGGAFERKYGFAIKKSDDVRELSRLDILTSWANGNYQNHGLGRAPSLIFKVTAGAKRTFTIALATYQSGIITTGIDTEFYYTSVFKSLEDVLAFGLDNVDYYINLARERDEELRKSGLNEYRQFLLAHAAHSYYASTELLKRTDGTPLWVVNEGEYIMINTFDLTVDHVFWEMRFHPWTITNTLDLYVENYSYKDQAGLAFTHDMGVANGFSKKGYSSYELPNLTGCFSYMTHEELLNWVLTGSVYAIKMNDKEWLNKNMDVFSECFDSIIARDKNNDGIMDVDSSRCQNGSEITTYDSLDESLGQARNNLYLGVKTWAAYVVLHGLFKENGLEEKAKKALEKAKEAANTIVGKFDTENQYIPAVFENGNTSRIIPAVEALVYPYVVGYTDFVSETGTFSELIKVLKKHVMTIMKPDICIDEVSGGWKLSSTSKNTWNSKIFLCQYVIKDVLNIDFGDKEVEWDRVHAMWQQVSCSEDCATDQVNSDTGSPRGSRLYPRLVTSILWMK; this is translated from the coding sequence ATGATAAGTAAATCTTTTTATGCGCATCACAGCGCATTTGGAGCTTTTTCAAGTTTTGTGATTGGCAAATGCGGCAAAGGCGGTGGCGTTGTACTAAATGATGTGCGGCCGCCTGATAACAATGTCTATATTGGATACAAAAGAGATGGAGTGATAAACCTACTTCCATTTATTAAAGATGATACAAAAAATGCTGAGGAAGAATTTACAGGAGAAGTTTCTAACAATAGTGGAGAAAAAAACATAAAGATTTTTAAAGAAGATGAAATAGAAAGGGAAATGGGATGGGCATCAGACACATGGACTGCTGGAAACCTTAGATTTTCAATACTTACTCCATTTGGATACGTCAAAAATCCTGCAGTGATGGATGAAAATGAGAAAAAACTCGCACTGGCTCCTGTCATATTTGTGCAGTTGACGATGGACAACACTGACAGCGATAAGGATGCTGAGATGATATTTGGCTTTGAAGGACCTAAAAGGATATTATCTGAGCTAACAGACGGAAAGTACTTAGGTGGTGCCTTTGAAAGAAAATACGGTTTTGCCATCAAAAAAAGTGATGATGTAAGAGAATTGTCAAGACTTGATATTTTGACGTCATGGGCAAATGGCAATTATCAAAACCACGGTCTTGGTAGAGCACCTTCTTTGATATTTAAAGTTACTGCAGGTGCCAAGAGAACATTTACTATTGCATTAGCAACTTATCAAAGTGGAATTATAACGACAGGAATTGATACTGAGTTTTACTATACTTCTGTGTTTAAGTCGCTAGAGGATGTCCTTGCGTTTGGTCTTGACAATGTTGATTATTATATAAATTTGGCTAGAGAAAGGGATGAAGAGCTTAGGAAAAGCGGACTCAATGAATACAGGCAGTTTTTGCTAGCTCATGCTGCTCACAGCTATTATGCCAGCACTGAGCTTCTTAAAAGAACCGATGGTACGCCTTTATGGGTTGTAAATGAAGGCGAATATATAATGATAAACACATTTGATTTGACGGTTGATCATGTCTTCTGGGAAATGAGATTTCACCCGTGGACTATTACAAATACACTGGACTTGTACGTAGAAAATTACAGCTACAAGGACCAAGCAGGTCTTGCATTTACACATGATATGGGTGTTGCAAATGGTTTTTCTAAAAAAGGGTATTCTTCTTATGAACTTCCTAACCTTACAGGATGCTTCAGTTATATGACTCATGAGGAGCTTTTAAACTGGGTGCTGACAGGTTCTGTCTATGCCATAAAAATGAACGACAAAGAATGGCTTAATAAGAACATGGATGTTTTTTCTGAATGCTTTGATTCCATCATTGCAAGGGATAAGAATAACGACGGGATAATGGATGTGGACAGTTCAAGATGCCAAAATGGCTCAGAGATAACTACTTATGACAGCCTTGATGAAAGCCTTGGTCAGGCAAGAAATAATTTATACCTTGGCGTAAAGACGTGGGCAGCGTATGTAGTACTACATGGACTATTTAAAGAAAATGGATTGGAAGAAAAGGCGAAAAAAGCGCTAGAAAAGGCGAAAGAGGCTGCAAATACAATTGTTGGCAAGTTTGATACAGAAAATCAGTATATCCCTGCTGTATTTGAAAATGGCAATACATCTAGGATAATACCGGCTGTTGAGGCGTTGGTTTATCCGTACGTTGTAGGATATACTGACTTTGTAAGCGAAACAGGCACTTTTAGCGAGCTGATTAAAGTATTGAAGAAGCATGTTATGACGATTATGAAACCGGATATATGCATAGATGAAGTATCTGGTGGCTGGAAGCTTTCCTCAACAAGCAAGAATACATGGAACAGCAAGATATTCTTGTGTCAATATGTCATAAAAGATGTGCTTAATATAGACTTTGGAGATAAAGAGGTTGAGTGGGATAGGGTACATGCAATGTGGCAACAGGTGTCTTGCAGTGAAGATTGTGCTACAGACCAGGTTAATAGCGACACAGGTTCACCTAGAGGAAGCCGTCTCTATCCGAGGCTTGTAACCAGCATACTGTGGATGAAATAA
- a CDS encoding FGGY-family carbohydrate kinase has product MASKAEHEEFIINPDDKLFIAPDDMAEAIKQYCVETGQGLPQDIGDIARAAYNGIVEQYKNCLNNLEDIVGREIDIIHMVGGGIQDKFLCKLTADTTGKIVVTGPVEASIYGNVIVQLMALGFIKDLKEGRKIIKNSIEQERYSTPTE; this is encoded by the coding sequence ATGGCATCTAAAGCTGAGCATGAAGAGTTTATAATTAATCCCGATGACAAATTGTTTATAGCTCCCGATGATATGGCAGAAGCAATAAAGCAATATTGTGTAGAAACGGGGCAGGGTTTGCCTCAGGATATCGGTGATATAGCGAGAGCTGCTTACAATGGTATAGTTGAACAATACAAAAATTGCTTAAACAATTTAGAAGACATTGTAGGAAGAGAAATAGATATTATCCATATGGTTGGCGGAGGAATACAGGATAAGTTCCTGTGTAAGTTAACTGCGGATACTACGGGTAAAATAGTTGTAACAGGACCTGTAGAAGCGTCAATCTATGGCAACGTGATAGTCCAACTTATGGCTTTGGGATTTATAAAAGATTTAAAAGAGGGAAGAAAAATAATAAAGAATTCTATAGAGCAAGAGAGGTATTCTACACCAACTGAATAG
- a CDS encoding Gfo/Idh/MocA family oxidoreductase, with translation MSRENGMYYMPESKAKKVFSEGDFEFAAIGLDHGHIYGMTKGLIEAGAQVKWVYDKDPEKVERFIKAFPTAKKARDEDEILMDNSVKLVASAAIPSERCAIGLKAMDAGKDYFADKPPMTTREQLEQAKEKVKKTKRKYAVYYGERLHNEASVYAGQLVEKGAIGRVIQVIGMGPHREGKGRPDWFYEKDKFGGILCDIGSHQIEQFLFFTGAKDAKVQSAKVANYNHKQYPTFEDFGDVTLVGDNGATGYFRLDWFTPDGLGTWGDGRLFILGTDGYIELRKYIDVARENTTDHVYMANKDGEYHMDVKGKVGFPFFGELILDCLNRTENAMTQEHIFKAIELALDAQTSAVKVE, from the coding sequence ATGAGCAGAGAAAACGGTATGTACTATATGCCAGAAAGCAAAGCTAAAAAAGTCTTCAGTGAAGGAGATTTTGAATTTGCAGCAATTGGACTAGATCATGGGCACATATATGGAATGACAAAAGGACTAATAGAAGCCGGTGCACAGGTAAAATGGGTATATGACAAAGACCCAGAGAAAGTTGAAAGATTCATAAAAGCATTTCCTACTGCCAAAAAGGCCAGAGACGAAGATGAAATACTGATGGATAACTCAGTTAAATTGGTAGCAAGTGCAGCCATACCATCAGAAAGGTGCGCTATAGGCTTAAAAGCTATGGATGCTGGCAAAGACTACTTTGCAGACAAGCCGCCTATGACAACAAGAGAGCAACTGGAGCAAGCTAAAGAGAAAGTGAAAAAGACGAAGAGAAAATATGCAGTCTATTATGGTGAAAGGCTTCACAATGAAGCATCTGTCTATGCAGGACAATTAGTAGAAAAAGGGGCAATAGGACGAGTAATACAAGTCATTGGCATGGGACCACATAGAGAAGGAAAGGGAAGGCCTGACTGGTTCTACGAAAAGGACAAATTTGGAGGAATACTGTGCGATATAGGAAGCCATCAAATAGAACAGTTTTTGTTTTTTACAGGTGCAAAAGATGCTAAGGTCCAATCAGCAAAAGTAGCAAATTACAATCATAAACAGTATCCCACTTTTGAGGACTTTGGCGATGTGACACTAGTTGGCGACAATGGCGCAACAGGCTATTTTAGGCTTGATTGGTTTACTCCAGATGGCCTTGGCACATGGGGAGACGGAAGACTATTTATATTAGGAACAGATGGATATATAGAGCTTAGAAAGTACATCGATGTTGCTAGAGAAAATACGACAGACCATGTTTACATGGCAAATAAAGATGGCGAATATCATATGGATGTAAAGGGGAAAGTCGGATTTCCTTTCTTTGGTGAATTAATACTGGACTGCTTAAACAGGACAGAAAATGCCATGACACAAGAGCATATATTTAAAGCTATAGAGCTAGCATTAGATGCACAGACTAGTGCTGTAAAAGTGGAATAA
- a CDS encoding FAD-binding protein, which translates to MIYKADVLVIGGGGAGLRAAIAAYERAHNSNKNIKIIIAVKGRLGACGTTALAYSDRMAFHVTLPTTCPRINDNWKYHAKDIYEIGGFVSDYDLAEILAKNSAEAYYYLERLGVPFVKENDIPSQFVTDGSIYARACFTGPDTAVQIEKALVRKISEIKEIEVLENVMVSDLIVVDNKIFGAVGFIDEHEIIILAKSVILATGGAGEIYGNNVYPIGMTGDGYAMALRAGAELVNMEFIQIGLASPKTKIACSGSIMRCIPRFVNDKGEEFLINYGITFNDIFEKGSTWPISAEHKTWNIDVAVFREIMRGNRVFLDFGQNPSGFNFEYLRDDLKKKYYDEIKELTSCRLTPIDRLQEINPQTIKWFSERGIDLKKDLLEIKPSIQHFQGGVKIRQKAQTNVAGLYACGECAGGQHGANRPGGNSLLDTQVFGKVAGENAFEFSLSVDLDEDVGLLKARDIFERYKDFISQSGINLEKAKEKLRYVMDLYASVIRYPDGLQEALGLINELKAKQIKPIEYTGILEFENMLLISEAIVKSCILRKESRGPHLMFERSDDLLPKPRNEKYNFYHVCKLDNKKNEIEVNRIEPIKPQDLEAI; encoded by the coding sequence GTGATATATAAAGCTGACGTTTTGGTAATAGGTGGTGGTGGCGCAGGACTTAGAGCGGCAATTGCAGCCTATGAAAGAGCGCATAATTCAAATAAAAATATAAAAATAATTATTGCAGTAAAAGGAAGACTTGGTGCTTGTGGTACAACTGCATTAGCATATTCCGATAGAATGGCTTTTCATGTAACACTTCCTACAACTTGTCCGCGAATAAACGATAATTGGAAATACCACGCTAAAGATATTTATGAGATTGGCGGATTTGTTTCCGACTATGACTTGGCTGAAATTTTAGCAAAAAATTCAGCAGAAGCTTATTATTATTTAGAAAGATTAGGAGTACCATTTGTTAAAGAGAATGATATACCGTCTCAGTTTGTAACTGATGGTTCGATATATGCTCGAGCTTGTTTTACTGGACCAGATACTGCAGTTCAAATAGAAAAGGCTCTTGTGAGAAAAATTAGTGAAATCAAAGAAATTGAAGTTTTAGAAAATGTAATGGTAAGTGACTTAATTGTGGTAGATAATAAAATTTTTGGTGCGGTTGGGTTTATAGATGAACATGAAATAATTATTCTTGCAAAATCTGTAATATTAGCAACAGGTGGGGCAGGGGAGATTTATGGTAATAATGTCTATCCAATTGGGATGACAGGTGATGGATATGCAATGGCATTAAGGGCAGGTGCTGAGCTTGTTAATATGGAATTCATCCAAATTGGTTTAGCATCGCCAAAAACGAAGATTGCATGTTCTGGAAGTATAATGAGATGTATACCAAGGTTTGTTAATGATAAAGGAGAAGAGTTTTTAATTAATTATGGTATAACATTTAATGACATATTTGAAAAAGGTTCAACATGGCCAATTAGTGCTGAACACAAAACTTGGAATATAGATGTTGCTGTTTTTAGGGAAATAATGAGGGGAAATAGGGTTTTTCTAGATTTCGGACAGAACCCTAGTGGATTTAATTTTGAATATTTAAGAGATGATTTGAAAAAGAAATATTATGATGAGATAAAAGAATTGACAAGTTGTAGATTAACTCCAATTGATAGATTACAAGAAATAAATCCGCAAACGATAAAGTGGTTTTCTGAAAGGGGAATTGATCTAAAAAAGGATTTATTAGAAATTAAGCCATCTATTCAACATTTTCAAGGTGGAGTAAAAATAAGACAGAAAGCTCAAACAAATGTTGCGGGTTTATATGCATGTGGTGAATGTGCAGGAGGGCAACATGGAGCAAATAGACCAGGCGGGAATTCACTTTTGGATACTCAGGTTTTCGGTAAAGTTGCAGGGGAAAATGCTTTTGAATTTTCTTTAAGTGTAGATTTAGACGAGGATGTTGGACTTCTTAAAGCACGTGACATATTTGAAAGGTATAAAGATTTTATATCCCAAAGTGGAATAAATTTAGAAAAAGCAAAGGAAAAGCTTAGATATGTAATGGATTTATATGCAAGCGTAATAAGGTATCCTGATGGCTTACAAGAAGCATTAGGTCTTATAAATGAATTAAAAGCAAAACAAATAAAACCAATTGAATATACAGGTATTTTAGAATTTGAAAATATGCTTTTGATTTCGGAAGCTATTGTAAAAAGTTGTATATTGCGTAAGGAAAGCCGTGGACCACATCTTATGTTTGAAAGATCTGATGATTTATTGCCGAAGCCAAGAAATGAAAAATATAATTTTTATCATGTTTGCAAACTTGATAACAAAAAAAACGAAATTGAAGTAAATAGGATTGAACCTATAAAGCCACAAGATTTGGAGGCGATATAG
- a CDS encoding 4Fe-4S dicluster-binding protein, with protein MLNLSTTYANLKLKTPIIVGSAGITGSIELLQRAEECGAGAVVTKSLFQKEISRKSPTPRFKIVKHTNTFTFYTYEQASELNPQEYAEFIFNAKQKLSIPVIASINCYTDDAWIEYSKLMEEAGADAIELNLSCPHGVHIMSGMNIIEEMVHTTKIVKNNVKIPVIPKMTPQSANPGSDALRLEQAGADGLVMFNRFTGLDIDIEKEIPILHGGYAGHGGPWAIMYGLRWISAVSPKLKCSISASGGVMNGEDAIKYILSGASAVQIVTTVFLNGYEVIKQINKYLEQYLDRKGYRTINDFKGKVCDKILDMESVDRRHWGVASINKDKCIGCGKCFNVCIYDAIKNDKEKFMIKENCDGCGLCIEVCPVNAISMVEKERN; from the coding sequence ATGTTAAATTTATCTACGACTTATGCTAATTTAAAGCTTAAAACGCCTATAATTGTAGGTTCTGCTGGTATAACTGGTTCTATTGAATTGTTGCAAAGAGCGGAAGAATGTGGAGCAGGTGCTGTAGTAACTAAAAGTTTATTTCAGAAGGAAATTTCTAGAAAATCACCGACACCTCGATTTAAGATAGTAAAACATACTAATACATTTACGTTTTACACATATGAGCAGGCAAGTGAATTGAATCCACAAGAATATGCAGAATTTATTTTTAATGCAAAACAAAAATTGAGTATACCTGTTATCGCTAGTATTAATTGCTATACGGATGATGCTTGGATTGAATATAGTAAATTAATGGAGGAAGCGGGAGCTGATGCAATAGAGCTTAATCTTTCATGCCCTCATGGAGTACACATTATGTCTGGTATGAACATTATTGAAGAAATGGTGCATACAACGAAAATAGTAAAAAATAACGTTAAGATACCTGTAATACCCAAAATGACACCGCAATCTGCAAATCCAGGATCTGATGCATTGAGGCTAGAACAAGCGGGAGCTGATGGACTTGTTATGTTTAATAGATTTACAGGTCTTGATATAGATATAGAAAAAGAAATACCAATTTTACATGGTGGATATGCAGGGCATGGTGGACCATGGGCTATTATGTATGGGTTGAGATGGATAAGTGCTGTATCGCCAAAATTAAAGTGTAGTATAAGTGCTAGTGGAGGCGTAATGAATGGTGAAGATGCTATTAAATATATATTATCTGGGGCATCTGCTGTTCAAATTGTTACAACAGTTTTTTTAAATGGTTATGAAGTAATAAAACAAATAAATAAATATTTAGAACAATATTTAGATAGGAAAGGATATCGCACCATTAATGATTTTAAAGGCAAAGTTTGTGATAAAATTCTTGATATGGAATCAGTTGATAGAAGACATTGGGGAGTTGCAAGTATAAATAAGGATAAATGTATTGGTTGTGGAAAGTGTTTTAATGTTTGTATATATGATGCAATTAAAAACGATAAAGAAAAATTTATGATAAAAGAAAATTGTGATGGGTGTGGATTATGCATTGAAGTTTGTCCTGTTAATGCAATTTCAATGGTTGAAAAGGAGAGAAATTAA